From one Humulus lupulus chromosome 8, drHumLupu1.1, whole genome shotgun sequence genomic stretch:
- the LOC133797027 gene encoding kinesin-like protein KIN-13B produces MNAVGRQLSRSNPAVHHQRQYSDNFLDSSSKWFQSSSNNLSQDFGLYGSRTSRIGRSGSDLSPPDAFASSLSTRSSSLRRYGEDQLSPSELSPGLLDLHSFDTELLPEIPASTSLYNGHQPGRGKSFDDSESFLSNNKLTGRARGQNDNALLKSFAADKERANNVAKIKVVVRKRPLNKREMSKKEQDIITIAPNSNCLTVHETKLKVDLTEYIEKHEFVFDAVLDEDVSNDEVYSESVEPVVPLIFHKTKATCFAYGQTGNGKTYTMQPLPLKASQDILRLMHQTYRNQGFQLFVSFFEIYGGKLFDLLNDRRKLCMREDGKQQVCIVGLQEYKVTNVETIKELIEKGSNTRSTGTTGANEESSRSHAILQLCIKRSTDGTELKPARVVGKLSFIDLAGSERGADTTDNDKQTRMEGAEINKSLLALKECIRALDNDQGHIPFRGSKLTEVLRDSFVGDSRTVMISCISPSSGSCEHTLNTLRYADRVKSLSKGNSSKRDQLPSSSNLRESTTLPLSSTLPTEPTFEDNKTYVTNEKSRFGWSKQFEKEPSPPFMVDRVLSGRIEGNFAASDYSDYYKGENGGSIGITEDDFDYTNQAYEKDKSSQLNYKKVERNQKSLLEHKRKIGAQVKQRNDQDFEASNSSSDEDLMALLKEEDDLVTAHRRQVEKTIDIVKEEMNLLVEAEQPGNQLSDYILKLNSILSQKAAEILQLQTQLAQFQRHLNEHNVFQSFGN; encoded by the exons ATGAATGCGGTGGGGAGACAGCTGTCGAGATCTAATCCGGCGGTGCATCACCAGCGGCAGTACTCAGACAACTTCCTAGACTCTTCCTCCAAGTGGTTCCAGTCTTCCTCCAACAATCTATCGCAG GATTTTGGGCTCTATGGCTCCAGAACCAGCAGAATTGGCCGGAGCGGCAGCGATCTTTCTCCGCCGGATGCTTTTGCGTCTTCACTTTCCACGAGATCTTCTAGCTTGAGGAGGTATGGTGAGGATCAACTCTCACCGAGTGAGCTCAGCCCTGGCTTGCTCGATCTGCATTCCTTTGATACTGAGCTATTGCCTGAG ATACCTGCGAGTACCAGCCTATATAATGGACACCAACCCGGTCGTGGCAAAAGTTTTGATGATTCCGAGTCATTTCTCTCCAACAACAAGCTTACAGGCAGAGCACGAGGTCAAAATGATAATGCTCTTCTTAAAAGTTTCGCAGCTGATAAAGAAAGAGCCAACAATGTTGCAAAAATCAAAGTTGTG GTGCGCAAGAGACCTTTAAATAAAAGGGAAATGTCGAAAAAGGAGCAAGACATAATAACAATAGCACCGAATTCTAATTGTCTTACTGTTCATGAAACAAAACTCAAG GTTGACTTGACGGAATATATTGAGAAGCATGAATTTGTTTTTGATGCTGTGCTTGACGAGGATGTTTCAAATGATGAA GTATACTCTGAGAGTGTGGAGCCTGTAGTTCCACTGATTTTCCACAAAACAAAAGCAACCTGCTTTGCATATGGACAAACAGGCAA TGGTAAGACTTATACTATGCAACCACTGCCACTCAAAGCATCCCAAGATATTTTACGATTAATGCACCAAACATACAGGAACCAAGGTTTTCAGTTATTTGTAAGCTTCTTTGAGATATATGGAGGGAAGCTTTTTGATCTCTTAAATGATCGAAG AAAGCTTTGTATGCGAGAGGATGGTAAACAACAGGTTTGTATTGTGGGCTTGCAAGAATACAAGGTGACTAATGTGGAGACAATTAAGGAGCTTATTGAGAAGGGCAGTAATACAAGAAGTACAGGTACAACCGGTGCAAATGAGGAATCTTCAAGATCACATGCTATACTTCAGCTATGCATCAAGAGATCAACTGATGGCACTGAATTAAAGCCTGCTCGAGTTGTAGGCAAACTATCCTTCATAGATCTTGCTGGAAGTGAGCGTGGTGCAGATACTACTGACAATGACAAACAGACAAG AATGGAAGGTGCTGAAATCAACAAAAGTTTACTGGCTTTGAAAGAATGCATTAGAGCTCTCGATAATGACCAAGGCCACATTCCTTTTAGAGGAAGTAAGTTGACTGAAGTGCTTAGAGACTCATTTGTTGGTGACTCACGAACTGTTATGATATCATGTATCTCACCAAGTTCGGGATCATGTGAACACACACTCAATACACTAAGATACGCAGAcag GGTAAAGAGTTTATCAAAAGGGAACAGCTCCAAAAGGGATCAGTTGCCTTCATCTTCAAACCTTCGAGAGTCTACCACACTGCCCTTATCTTCCACTTTACCAACTGAACCAACCTTTGAGGATAACAAAACATATGTTACCAATGAAAAGAGCAGGTTTGGTTGGTCGAAACAATTTGAAAAAGAACCCTCACCACCATTTATGGTGGATCGTGTTCTTAGTGGAAGGATAGAAGGAAATTTTGCTGCATCTGATTATTCAGATTATTATAAAGGTGAGAATGGTGGTTCAATTGGCATTACTGAAGATGACTTTGATTACACCAATCAGGCCTATGAAAAAGATAAATCATCACAATTAAATTATAAAAAGGTCGAGAGGAACCAAAAATCACTTCTGGAACACAAGAGGAAGATTGGTGCACAGGTGAAGCAGAGGAATGATCAAGACTTTGAAGCTAGCAACTCTAGTTCTGATGAGGATCTTATGGCCCTCTTGAAG GAAGAGGATGATCTTGTGACTGCTCATCGAAGACAAGTAGAGAAGACCATAGACATTGTTAAGGAG GAAATGAATCTATTGGTTGAAGCTGAACAGCCAGGAAATCAGCTATCTGACTATATCTTGAAGTTAAACTCCATACTTTCACAGAAGGCTGCTGAAATTCTTCAATTGCAGACCCAGTTGGCTCAATTTCAGAGGCATCtgaatgagcataatgttttTCAGTCTTTCGGTAATTGA